In one window of Halomarina pelagica DNA:
- a CDS encoding Rieske (2Fe-2S) protein — MATESESGTDSEYVAVADLADLERDGTAVVGADGRAVALFHHEGEVYAVDNRCPHMGFPLTRGTVEDGILTCHWHHARFELEAGDTFDIWADDVQTFPVEVRDGRVLIDPDPEPDVPPAVHWRNRLADGLHENLRLVMAKAVIGLDEAGRTARSDPERPGDPERTGGEGNESQVDGFHTPIETAVNFGTRYREMGWGRGLTTLGCMANLHADVGGRDKRRAMFLGVREVAAEAAGEPPRFGQYAFDNRDLPKERLKEWFRDCVEVRDADGAERVLLTALANLEEEAVADVLFTAATDHLYLNAGHTLDFVNKAFETLDHVGFDDHADAVLASTVRQLTGATRSEELSSWRQPVDIASLCFDAHDLLPDLVAAGEGRAWERPDGFVERLLSDDPEAIVDALTDAIREGATTTQLADAVARAATRRVAYFATNNEFSDWNTVHHTFTYANAVHRATLRTDAVELYRGCFDAAMSVYLDRFLNTPRAPLPTPGESDRDPGEIREELLSCFDEQGRVNRAAALVSEYFDLGGDPDDLKRTLGRGLLREDAGFHTLQNVEAAFRRFEAVEEDGERRLALMATARYMAAHFPTRREAEQTFSIATRLHRGERLHEAE, encoded by the coding sequence ATGGCAACCGAATCCGAGTCGGGGACTGACTCCGAGTACGTCGCGGTCGCGGACCTCGCGGATCTGGAGCGGGACGGGACGGCGGTCGTCGGCGCTGACGGGCGGGCGGTCGCGCTGTTCCACCACGAGGGCGAGGTGTACGCGGTCGACAACCGCTGTCCGCACATGGGCTTTCCGCTCACCCGGGGCACCGTCGAGGACGGCATCCTCACCTGCCACTGGCACCACGCGCGCTTCGAACTGGAGGCGGGCGACACGTTCGACATCTGGGCGGACGACGTGCAGACGTTCCCCGTCGAGGTGCGCGACGGGCGCGTCCTCATCGATCCGGACCCCGAACCGGACGTGCCGCCCGCCGTCCACTGGCGCAATCGCCTCGCCGACGGTCTCCACGAGAACCTCCGGCTGGTGATGGCGAAGGCCGTCATCGGCCTCGACGAGGCGGGCCGCACGGCGCGGAGCGACCCCGAACGACCGGGCGATCCCGAGCGAACGGGCGGCGAGGGGAACGAATCGCAGGTCGACGGGTTCCACACGCCGATCGAGACCGCCGTCAACTTCGGCACCCGCTACCGCGAGATGGGGTGGGGGCGCGGCCTGACCACCCTCGGCTGCATGGCGAACCTCCACGCGGACGTCGGCGGGCGCGACAAGCGCCGCGCGATGTTCCTCGGCGTGCGCGAGGTGGCCGCCGAGGCCGCGGGCGAACCGCCGCGCTTCGGGCAGTACGCCTTCGACAACCGCGACCTCCCGAAGGAGCGACTGAAGGAGTGGTTCCGCGACTGCGTGGAGGTCCGGGACGCAGACGGCGCGGAGCGCGTCCTCCTGACCGCGCTCGCCAACCTCGAGGAGGAAGCCGTCGCGGACGTGCTGTTCACCGCCGCGACGGACCACCTCTATCTGAACGCGGGACACACGCTCGACTTCGTCAACAAGGCGTTCGAGACGCTCGATCACGTCGGGTTCGACGACCACGCCGACGCCGTCCTCGCCTCGACGGTGCGACAGCTGACCGGCGCGACCCGCTCCGAGGAACTGTCCTCGTGGCGACAGCCGGTCGACATCGCCTCCTTGTGCTTCGACGCGCACGACCTGCTGCCCGACCTCGTCGCGGCGGGGGAGGGGAGAGCGTGGGAGCGCCCGGACGGGTTCGTCGAGAGGCTCCTCTCGGACGATCCCGAGGCGATCGTCGACGCGCTGACCGACGCGATCCGCGAGGGCGCGACGACGACGCAGCTCGCAGACGCCGTGGCGCGCGCGGCGACCCGGCGGGTGGCGTACTTCGCGACGAACAACGAGTTCTCCGACTGGAACACCGTCCACCACACGTTCACCTACGCCAACGCGGTCCACCGGGCGACGCTGCGGACCGACGCGGTCGAACTCTACCGCGGCTGCTTCGACGCCGCGATGAGCGTCTACCTCGACCGGTTCCTCAACACCCCGCGCGCGCCCCTCCCGACGCCGGGCGAGTCCGACCGCGACCCGGGCGAGATCCGCGAGGAGTTGCTGTCGTGCTTCGACGAGCAGGGGCGGGTCAACCGCGCGGCGGCGCTCGTGAGCGAGTACTTCGATTTGGGTGGTGACCCGGACGACCTGAAGCGGACGCTCGGCCGCGGCCTGCTGCGCGAGGACGCCGGGTTCCACACCCTCCAGAACGTCGAGGCCGCGTTCCGCCGGTTCGAGGCGGTCGAGGAGGACGGGGAGCGCCGCCTCGCGCTGATGGCCACCGCCCGCTACATGGCGGCGCACTTCCCGACCCGGCGGGAGGCCGAACAGACGTTCTCCATCGCGACGCGACTGCACCGCGGCGAACGGCTCCACGAGGCGGAGTGA
- the dnaJ gene encoding molecular chaperone DnaJ yields MSEDFYEVLGVSRDADEDEIKRAYRRKAAEYHPDVSDEPDAEEKFKRVKKAKEVLMDEQKRAAYDRMGHDRFEQAEKRGGFDGAGGGGGDPFGGMGGMGGGAGSPFDDIFEQFFGGGGGGRRSGPRQGQDLQTSLTIDLEDAYHGLNRQMTVTRPETCPDCDGRGHPPDADAQTCPACDGRGQQTRVQQTPFGRVQQSQTCRQCGGEGTLYSETCSTCDGDGRVLREATLTVEVPAGIRDGQTLRMDGEGAPGERGGPNGDLLIEITVEPHPDFERDGDDLLYRLPISFPQAVFGDEVTFETLDGSVSMDVPEGTQSGETFRLRGKGMPRLKRRGHGDLFVKVQVVTPEQLSREQREALEAFAEAGGEEIDVKEGFFERIRNSF; encoded by the coding sequence ATGAGCGAGGACTTCTACGAGGTGCTCGGCGTCTCGCGCGACGCCGACGAGGACGAGATCAAGCGGGCCTATCGGCGCAAGGCGGCCGAGTACCACCCGGACGTGAGCGACGAGCCGGACGCCGAGGAGAAGTTCAAGCGCGTGAAGAAGGCGAAGGAGGTGCTCATGGACGAGCAGAAGCGCGCGGCCTACGACCGGATGGGCCACGACCGCTTCGAGCAGGCGGAGAAGCGCGGCGGCTTCGACGGCGCGGGGGGCGGCGGTGGCGATCCCTTCGGTGGCATGGGCGGGATGGGCGGCGGTGCCGGGAGCCCCTTCGACGACATCTTCGAGCAGTTCTTCGGCGGCGGTGGCGGCGGTCGGCGCAGCGGCCCGCGGCAGGGGCAGGACCTCCAGACGAGTCTGACGATCGACCTCGAGGACGCCTACCACGGGCTGAACCGGCAGATGACGGTCACCCGTCCCGAGACCTGTCCCGACTGCGACGGCCGGGGTCACCCGCCCGATGCGGACGCGCAGACCTGCCCCGCCTGCGACGGCCGGGGCCAGCAGACGCGCGTCCAGCAGACGCCCTTCGGGCGCGTCCAGCAGTCCCAGACCTGCCGGCAGTGTGGCGGCGAGGGGACGCTCTACTCCGAGACGTGCTCGACGTGCGACGGCGACGGGCGCGTCCTGCGCGAGGCGACGCTCACCGTCGAGGTGCCGGCGGGCATCCGCGACGGCCAGACGCTCCGCATGGACGGCGAGGGCGCGCCGGGCGAGCGCGGCGGCCCGAACGGCGACCTCCTCATCGAGATCACGGTCGAACCGCACCCCGACTTCGAGCGCGACGGCGACGACCTGCTCTACCGCCTGCCCATCTCCTTCCCGCAGGCGGTCTTCGGCGACGAGGTGACGTTCGAGACGCTCGACGGCTCGGTGTCGATGGACGTGCCCGAGGGCACCCAGAGCGGCGAGACGTTCCGCCTCCGGGGGAAGGGGATGCCACGCCTGAAGCGCCGCGGCCACGGCGACCTCTTCGTCAAGGTGCAGGTCGTCACGCCGGAGCAACTCAGCCGGGAGCAGCGCGAGGCGCTCGAGGCCTTCGCCGAGGCCGGCGGCGAGGAGATCGACGTGAAGGAGGGCTTCTTCGAGCGGATCCGGAACAGTTTCTAA
- a CDS encoding MazG-like family protein, which translates to MDEQERVAEFLAAHDLHAPTAYRLLDLCSELGELAKEVNTSTGYGANPEAVAIADDELGDALFALLALAEEVDLDAGAALDAALSKYEARLAEGETPGSGK; encoded by the coding sequence ATGGACGAACAGGAGCGCGTCGCCGAGTTTCTCGCCGCCCACGACCTGCACGCACCGACCGCCTACCGCCTGCTCGACCTCTGTTCGGAACTGGGCGAACTGGCGAAGGAGGTGAACACCTCGACGGGCTACGGGGCGAACCCCGAGGCGGTGGCGATCGCGGACGACGAACTCGGGGACGCCCTCTTCGCGCTCCTCGCGCTCGCGGAGGAGGTAGATCTCGACGCGGGCGCGGCGCTGGACGCGGCGCTCTCGAAGTACGAGGCGCGGTTGGCGGAGGGGGAGACGCCGGGGAGCGGGAAGTAG
- a CDS encoding AMP-binding protein encodes MDDLPRVLGDLLARERRSDAPALLAPALGRAYDYHRLCTNAWKTGNFLRLLGVREGATVAVGDDPTPEAVLAFLGAGLLGAAVRFDPPRRVDDRALVTPLARAAEHAVGPSTKRVVYGDPPDDPRVSYFERDVWSENPTEPPDAVSPDAALLCGSGGEYSHREVLAAARRVADRLGLASDDRVAVRAPLADPGTVVAGLVAPLFVGAAVLFPDEATTGTAAVAEGKAPEGNAVAPADVFEFE; translated from the coding sequence ATGGACGATCTCCCGCGGGTCCTCGGCGACCTCCTCGCCCGCGAGCGTCGGAGCGACGCGCCGGCCCTGCTCGCGCCGGCGCTCGGCCGGGCGTACGACTACCACCGCCTCTGTACGAACGCCTGGAAGACGGGCAACTTCCTGCGCCTCCTCGGCGTCCGCGAGGGGGCGACCGTCGCCGTCGGGGACGACCCGACGCCGGAGGCCGTCCTCGCCTTCCTCGGGGCGGGCCTGCTCGGTGCGGCGGTCCGCTTCGACCCGCCGCGCCGGGTGGACGACCGCGCGCTCGTCACGCCGCTCGCGCGCGCCGCGGAGCACGCGGTCGGGCCGTCGACGAAGCGCGTCGTCTACGGCGACCCGCCCGACGATCCGCGCGTCTCGTACTTCGAGCGGGACGTCTGGAGCGAGAACCCGACCGAACCGCCGGACGCGGTGTCGCCCGACGCGGCGCTCCTGTGCGGATCGGGCGGCGAGTACTCCCACCGGGAGGTGCTCGCCGCCGCCCGCCGCGTCGCCGACCGACTGGGCCTCGCGAGCGACGACCGCGTGGCGGTTCGCGCCCCGCTGGCGGATCCGGGGACCGTCGTCGCGGGGCTCGTCGCGCCGCTGTTCGTCGGCGCGGCGGTGCTGTTTCCGGACGAGGCGACGACCGGGACGGCGGCGGTCGCCGAGGGGAAGGCGCCCGAGGGGAACGCGGTCGCGCCGGCGGACGTGTTCGAGTTCGAATAG
- a CDS encoding TIGR00366 family protein, giving the protein MSLTSPIRRLGGKFADVSLKYMPDPYVFVIVLTALAFLGAISVGAGPVETLDAWYDGVWTFLTFMAQFAIILMTGDAIAKSPAVTRFLERIAGLPSSRPTAVAFTAFVTMCSALISWGLGLIVGAVMARQVTYQGQKNGLTLHYPLLAAAGYTGLMIWHSGLTTSSGLIMASPETLPKAFQTYTPNGIPLSQTIGSTVNLVTVALLLIVVPLVMAMLHPDSEEKIRGLPDTVVEEMAPNRKEGTVADGGAEVARQDPVEPSLTDRMTPADRLNNSVILTLIIAVFPAYYFVNAWFIEGTGIASLSLNSINAFFLFCAIVLWKTPEGIVEQMEESVENVAGIIFQFPFYAGISGIVAGTALGVTIANFFAGFATPLTWPVIGLISAGIMNVFIPSGGGQWVAQGPILLETTQQLGMPLYTAVVIEMMGDQLTNMIQPFWALPLLALADLRARDIIGYSTIAMLAGFVVMAITMTVFLGLPHA; this is encoded by the coding sequence ATGTCGCTCACGAGTCCCATCAGACGATTAGGGGGGAAGTTCGCGGACGTCTCGCTGAAGTACATGCCGGACCCGTACGTGTTCGTCATCGTCCTGACCGCCCTGGCGTTCCTCGGGGCGATCAGCGTCGGAGCCGGGCCGGTCGAGACCCTCGACGCCTGGTACGACGGCGTCTGGACGTTCCTCACGTTCATGGCGCAGTTCGCCATCATCCTGATGACGGGCGACGCCATCGCGAAGTCGCCCGCGGTCACGCGCTTCCTCGAGCGCATCGCCGGCCTCCCGTCGTCGCGGCCGACGGCCGTCGCGTTCACCGCGTTCGTGACGATGTGTTCGGCGCTGATCTCGTGGGGTCTCGGCCTCATCGTCGGCGCGGTGATGGCCCGGCAGGTCACCTACCAGGGACAGAAGAACGGCCTCACGCTCCACTATCCGCTGCTCGCGGCGGCCGGGTACACCGGGCTGATGATCTGGCACTCCGGGCTGACGACCTCCTCCGGGTTGATCATGGCGTCGCCCGAGACCCTCCCGAAGGCGTTCCAGACGTACACGCCGAACGGCATCCCGCTCTCACAGACCATCGGGAGCACGGTGAACCTCGTTACGGTCGCCCTGCTGCTGATCGTCGTCCCGCTCGTGATGGCGATGCTCCACCCGGACTCGGAGGAGAAGATCCGCGGGCTGCCCGACACCGTCGTCGAGGAGATGGCACCCAACCGGAAGGAGGGGACCGTCGCCGACGGCGGTGCCGAGGTCGCGCGACAGGACCCCGTCGAGCCGTCGCTCACCGACCGAATGACCCCCGCGGATCGGCTGAACAACTCCGTGATCCTCACGCTGATCATCGCCGTCTTCCCGGCGTACTACTTCGTCAACGCCTGGTTCATCGAGGGGACTGGCATCGCCAGCCTCTCGCTCAACAGCATCAACGCGTTCTTCCTGTTCTGCGCGATCGTCCTCTGGAAGACGCCCGAGGGGATCGTCGAGCAGATGGAGGAGTCCGTCGAGAACGTCGCCGGGATCATCTTCCAGTTCCCGTTCTACGCGGGCATCTCGGGCATCGTGGCGGGGACGGCGCTGGGCGTCACCATCGCGAACTTCTTCGCCGGCTTCGCCACCCCCCTCACGTGGCCGGTCATCGGGCTGATCAGCGCCGGCATCATGAACGTCTTCATCCCCTCCGGCGGCGGCCAGTGGGTCGCGCAGGGGCCGATCCTCCTCGAAACCACCCAGCAGCTCGGCATGCCGCTGTACACGGCCGTCGTCATCGAGATGATGGGCGACCAGCTGACGAACATGATCCAGCCGTTCTGGGCGCTCCCGCTGCTCGCGCTGGCCGACCTCCGCGCCCGCGACATCATCGGCTACTCCACGATCGCCATGCTCGCCGGGTTCGTCGTGATGGCGATCACGATGACCGTCTTCCTCGGCCTGCCGCACGCCTGA
- a CDS encoding MFS transporter, giving the protein MRSRLASSVYYGWVVAACCFVVTGVLFGMTYSFSVFYDSLLAAFDASPARVSLVFGVQTFVIYVGAALLGAALDRFGPRRMLLAGTVLLAGGLYGTAISDSYATLVVAYGLVTGLGMGLLYLVAYAVVPHWFGRRRGAATGFASAGLGVGMLVIAPASAELIARYGWRGTFRTLAVALAAVLLVAVALLADSPREVGADPSREFPEGRPAADGRPASDGGATATSAERAWATVRSLPFLLVVLGWTLIYAPLYVLVNHVVPFAATVGAEWAGVLAISLVGLTTSGARLGIGVVSDRLGRVRIFVTCSALMGVALLALPFARAPLALLGVAALFGLSYGGNGALLSPLVADLFGADRLGTLYGLASVAFAVSGLLASPLASLGYGTLGTYLPVFLVTGVVGIAGAACIAGAGRLRGVT; this is encoded by the coding sequence GTGCGTTCCCGTCTCGCATCCAGCGTGTACTACGGCTGGGTCGTCGCCGCGTGCTGCTTCGTCGTCACCGGCGTGCTCTTCGGGATGACCTACTCCTTCAGCGTCTTCTACGACTCGCTGCTCGCCGCGTTCGACGCCTCGCCCGCCCGCGTCTCGCTCGTCTTCGGCGTCCAGACGTTCGTCATCTACGTCGGCGCGGCGCTGCTCGGCGCGGCGCTCGATCGGTTCGGGCCCCGGCGGATGCTGCTCGCGGGGACCGTCCTGCTCGCGGGCGGCCTGTACGGCACCGCGATCAGCGACTCGTACGCGACGCTCGTGGTCGCCTACGGCCTCGTCACCGGCCTCGGGATGGGCCTCCTCTACCTGGTGGCGTACGCCGTCGTCCCCCACTGGTTCGGCCGGCGGCGGGGCGCGGCGACCGGGTTCGCGAGCGCCGGCCTCGGCGTGGGCATGCTCGTCATCGCCCCCGCGTCCGCGGAGCTCATCGCCCGCTACGGCTGGCGCGGCACGTTTCGCACGCTCGCGGTCGCCCTCGCCGCCGTCCTGCTCGTCGCCGTCGCGCTGCTCGCCGACTCGCCGCGCGAGGTGGGCGCGGACCCCTCGCGGGAGTTTCCCGAGGGTCGTCCCGCCGCCGACGGTCGCCCCGCCTCCGACGGCGGGGCGACCGCGACGTCCGCCGAGCGCGCGTGGGCGACGGTCCGCTCCCTGCCCTTCCTCCTCGTCGTCCTCGGGTGGACGCTCATCTACGCGCCGCTGTACGTCCTCGTCAACCACGTCGTTCCCTTCGCCGCGACCGTCGGCGCGGAGTGGGCGGGCGTCCTCGCCATCAGCCTCGTCGGCCTGACGACCAGCGGCGCGCGCCTCGGCATCGGCGTCGTCTCCGACCGCCTCGGCCGGGTCCGCATCTTCGTGACCTGCTCCGCGCTGATGGGCGTCGCGCTGCTCGCCCTGCCGTTCGCCCGCGCGCCGCTCGCGCTGCTCGGGGTCGCCGCCCTCTTCGGCCTGAGCTACGGCGGCAACGGCGCGCTGCTCTCGCCGCTCGTGGCGGACCTGTTCGGGGCCGACCGGCTCGGCACGCTCTACGGACTCGCGTCCGTCGCCTTCGCCGTCTCGGGGCTGCTCGCCTCGCCGCTGGCGAGCCTCGGCTACGGGACGCTCGGGACGTATCTCCCCGTCTTCCTCGTCACCGGGGTCGTCGGGATCGCCGGCGCGGCCTGCATCGCCGGGGCGGGGCGGCTCAGGGGCGTGACGTGA
- a CDS encoding AMP-binding protein, with the protein MSSLPDLDEIVYEPSEETVESTNVAAFMREFDIDTYDELIERSRDVEWFWDVLSDYLGIEWYEDYDAVRDDSDGPQFSRWYVGGSLNVAHNTVDRHAAVDDERRNKVAVIWEGEDGGVSASEASGGSSDSSDGVREVTYHELCRQSNQVANALEERGVGTGDTVGLYMPMVPEVVSILYGCFKVGAIAVPIFSGFGVDATATRIADSECSVLFTGDGFYRRGKEVLLKGTADEAIEQAGHVEHTIVFERLGADVPWNDGRDERWVEAVETRSDEYETKELDASQESMLLYSSGTTGKPKGIVHTHAGIQLQTAKEIYFGFDHRDSDRFFWVSDIGWMMGPWTLIGNHTFGGTVFMYEGAPDYPEPDRFWEMIDRHELSVFGISPTAIRALRKKGDDWVEGHDLSSLRLLGSTGEPWDPESWLWFYENIGGGEIPIINISGGTEICGCFLMPLPGMPLKPCTLGKPGLGMDVDIVNAAGESVADDHERGFLVARDSCPSMTKSLWDGDERYLETYWSTFEDPPMWDHGDWAQQDEDGFWFLHGRADDALNVAGRKVGPAEVEGALIDHPAVNQAAAVGAPDETTGTAVVAYVILEEGIEESDDLRAELREQVGEELGKPFRPREVLFVDEFPKTQSGKIIRRAIQATYTGEDLGDMSSIENPDAIDEVEQAR; encoded by the coding sequence ATGAGTTCCCTGCCGGATCTGGACGAGATCGTCTACGAACCGTCCGAGGAGACGGTCGAGTCGACGAACGTCGCCGCGTTCATGCGCGAGTTCGACATCGACACCTACGACGAGTTGATCGAGCGGAGCCGGGACGTCGAGTGGTTCTGGGACGTCCTCTCCGACTACCTCGGGATCGAGTGGTACGAGGACTACGACGCCGTCCGGGACGATTCCGACGGTCCGCAGTTCTCCCGGTGGTACGTCGGCGGATCGCTCAACGTCGCGCACAACACGGTCGACCGCCACGCGGCCGTCGACGACGAGCGACGGAACAAGGTCGCCGTCATTTGGGAGGGTGAGGACGGAGGGGTCTCCGCGAGCGAAGCGAGCGGAGGCTCGTCGGACTCGTCCGACGGTGTTCGTGAGGTGACCTACCACGAACTCTGCCGCCAGTCGAACCAGGTCGCCAACGCGCTCGAGGAGCGCGGCGTCGGGACGGGCGACACGGTCGGGCTGTACATGCCGATGGTGCCCGAGGTCGTCTCGATCCTCTACGGCTGCTTCAAGGTCGGTGCGATCGCCGTCCCCATCTTCTCGGGCTTCGGCGTGGACGCCACCGCCACCCGCATCGCCGACTCGGAGTGCTCGGTCCTCTTCACCGGCGACGGCTTCTACCGCCGCGGCAAGGAGGTGCTCCTGAAGGGGACCGCCGACGAGGCGATCGAACAGGCCGGCCACGTCGAGCACACGATCGTCTTCGAGCGCCTCGGCGCGGACGTGCCGTGGAACGACGGGCGCGACGAACGGTGGGTGGAGGCCGTCGAGACGCGGTCCGACGAGTACGAGACGAAGGAACTGGACGCGAGCCAGGAGTCGATGCTGCTCTACTCGTCGGGGACGACCGGGAAGCCGAAGGGGATCGTCCACACCCACGCGGGGATCCAGCTACAGACGGCCAAGGAGATCTACTTCGGGTTCGATCACAGGGACTCGGATCGGTTCTTCTGGGTGTCGGACATCGGCTGGATGATGGGGCCGTGGACGCTGATCGGCAACCACACCTTCGGCGGGACGGTCTTCATGTACGAGGGCGCGCCGGACTACCCCGAGCCGGACCGCTTCTGGGAGATGATCGACCGCCACGAACTCTCGGTGTTCGGCATCTCGCCCACCGCGATTCGCGCGCTGCGCAAGAAAGGCGACGACTGGGTCGAGGGCCACGACCTCTCCTCGCTGCGGTTGCTCGGCTCCACCGGCGAGCCGTGGGACCCCGAGTCGTGGCTGTGGTTCTACGAGAACATCGGCGGCGGCGAGATCCCCATCATCAACATCTCCGGGGGGACCGAGATCTGCGGCTGCTTCCTCATGCCGCTGCCCGGCATGCCGCTCAAGCCCTGCACGCTCGGCAAGCCCGGCCTCGGCATGGACGTGGACATCGTGAACGCCGCGGGCGAGTCCGTCGCCGACGACCACGAGCGGGGCTTCCTCGTCGCGCGCGACTCCTGTCCCTCGATGACCAAGAGCCTCTGGGACGGCGACGAGCGCTACCTGGAGACCTACTGGTCGACGTTCGAGGACCCACCGATGTGGGACCACGGCGACTGGGCCCAGCAGGATGAGGACGGCTTCTGGTTCCTCCACGGCCGCGCGGACGACGCGCTCAACGTCGCCGGCCGCAAGGTCGGCCCCGCCGAGGTCGAGGGCGCGCTCATCGACCACCCCGCCGTCAACCAGGCCGCCGCCGTGGGCGCGCCGGACGAGACGACCGGCACCGCGGTCGTCGCCTACGTCATCTTAGAGGAGGGGATCGAGGAGTCGGACGACCTGCGCGCGGAGCTGCGCGAGCAGGTCGGCGAGGAGCTGGGCAAGCCGTTCCGGCCGCGGGAGGTGCTGTTCGTCGACGAGTTCCCCAAGACCCAGTCGGGCAAGATCATCCGCCGGGCCATCCAGGCGACCTACACCGGCGAGGACCTCGGCGACATGTCCTCCATCGAGAACCCCGACGCCATCGACGAGGTCGAGCAGGCGCGGTAG
- a CDS encoding GNAT family N-acetyltransferase, which produces MYVRDAKNREEVWLLDHIEAMDLDERAFRSRDYVVAIDEESNVKTGFGRIRIHAGDEEDRPRSASGRRSRAGDYCEITSIGVLDGWRGQGVGAHVVERLVSTARDRGFDEAYVLTDQPNYFTQFGFRGVAADALPEVLRERLEEKREASDERVVALAIDTDRFRMPETLRERFKVAAEDREAEPQEAAEDFGIDPDTATYKYDTGR; this is translated from the coding sequence ATGTACGTCCGGGACGCGAAAAACCGAGAGGAGGTCTGGCTGCTCGACCACATCGAGGCGATGGACCTCGACGAGCGCGCGTTCCGGTCCCGGGACTACGTCGTCGCCATCGACGAGGAGTCGAACGTGAAGACGGGGTTCGGACGCATCCGCATCCACGCGGGCGACGAGGAGGACCGGCCGCGCAGCGCGAGCGGTCGCCGCTCGCGCGCGGGCGACTACTGCGAGATAACGAGCATCGGCGTCCTCGACGGGTGGCGGGGGCAGGGCGTCGGCGCGCACGTCGTCGAGCGCCTCGTCTCCACGGCGCGCGATCGCGGCTTCGACGAGGCGTACGTGCTCACCGACCAGCCGAACTACTTCACGCAGTTCGGCTTCCGCGGCGTCGCGGCCGACGCGCTACCCGAGGTACTGCGCGAGCGCCTCGAGGAGAAGCGCGAGGCGTCCGACGAGCGGGTCGTCGCGCTCGCGATCGACACCGACCGGTTCCGCATGCCGGAGACGCTGCGCGAACGGTTCAAGGTCGCGGCCGAGGACCGCGAGGCGGAGCCACAGGAGGCGGCGGAGGACTTCGGCATCGACCCCGACACGGCCACGTACAAGTACGACACCGGTCGTTGA